The nucleotide window ATTGGGCACGGGCGTGGCGCGGAAGCTGAACTCGTGACCTACTTCCGGCTGGAAATCGTTCTTCATCAACCACTGCTCTATCAGGGAGCTTTGCGTGAGGGCGCGCCAGATCTTTTCCGGGGAATGCGGCATTTCGCGTTCAATGACGAGGGTTTGTGTGGTGGGATCGGTCATTTGATCGGTCATTTGTCTATCCTTTCGAGCAGGTTTTCGAGTTGATCAAATCGGTCGCGCCAGAAGGCAGCATAGAGATTCATCCAGTCGACCAGAGGGGCCAGAGCCTGAGGCTGGGCGCTGTAATGCGTCTCGCGTCCGTCGCGCCGATGATGTACCAACCTTGCGCGCTTGAGTGCCGTGAGATGCTTGGAAACCATCGGCTGCGAAACGCCGGCATGGACGGTCAGAGCGTGTACGGTCTGTTCGCCATCGCGGGCGAGGCGCTCGAAGATGGCCCGCCGAGTGGGGTCCGCGAGTGCTTTGAAAAGATTGTCGGCATTGGCTCGCACTCCGGAAACATAACCATATGGTTATTGATTGTCAAGCGATAGTTGAATGAAAAGTTTCAATCAGGGGAAGGTTGGGAGAGCTGGACTCTGGGCTGATCATGGCCGCAGGGCATGTACAAAGATGGGGAAGTTTTCGGCGGGGAAAAAAGAAAGGGGCCAGAACGTGCCAGACCCCTTGCGCTGAAAATTCTGGCTCGACGTTTGCCGCGTCCTGGAAACCGCAGGCACCGTACATTCGGCCATTTCTCCTATTGCAATGCACCAGCCGGGAGTCGCGAAGTGTGGCTTTTCCTGATGAAAAGCCACGCAATCAACCGCTGCGCAGAATATACCGATAGAAGAAATGCTCTAGCCTTGTCCCTGATACAGTGTTTTGATATGCCCAGACGTTTCATCGAGACCGGATCTTAATTCGCTCGATCAAATAGGATTCAAAGAGGCGTATGTCTGGTATCGCGTAAGATCGTGCTCAAAGCCCTCATCTTGTATATCGATTTTTTTAAGCTGCTTCTCAATGCTCGATAGCGCACCTATGTCATTAAAAACATACCACCGGTTTGAGTTCATGGACTT belongs to Acidicapsa ligni and includes:
- a CDS encoding ArsR/SmtB family transcription factor — protein: MRANADNLFKALADPTRRAIFERLARDGEQTVHALTVHAGVSQPMVSKHLTALKRARLVHHRRDGRETHYSAQPQALAPLVDWMNLYAAFWRDRFDQLENLLERIDK